In a genomic window of Salegentibacter salegens:
- the murG gene encoding undecaprenyldiphospho-muramoylpentapeptide beta-N-acetylglucosaminyltransferase — protein MKKDLRVILSGGGTGGHIYPAIAIANEIKVRYPEAKILFVGASDRMEMEKVPQAGYKIEGLWISGIQRKLTFSNFMFPFKLLSSLAKSRRIIREFKPDIVIGTGGFASGPLLKVASSKGIPSLIQEQNSFPGITNKLLAKQADKICAAYEEVKRFFPAEKTIITGNPVRQDLLKIDENREKALAHFNLEKDKKVVLVLGGSLGARRINQLVEANLERFKEENIQLIWQTGKLYFEEYKKYNSGLVQTHLFLNEMNLAYGAADAIISRAGAGTVSELSIVGKPVLFVPSPNVAEDHQAKNAMAVVKKNAAMMLKENELDEKFETQFFGLMSSEEKQKELGENIKKLALPNATARIVDEVEKLIK, from the coding sequence ATGAAAAAGGATTTACGTGTAATATTATCTGGAGGCGGCACCGGCGGGCATATTTACCCGGCCATTGCTATTGCCAACGAGATAAAAGTACGTTATCCTGAAGCAAAAATATTGTTTGTTGGTGCCAGTGACAGGATGGAAATGGAAAAGGTGCCACAGGCAGGTTACAAGATAGAAGGTCTTTGGATTAGTGGAATTCAGCGAAAGTTAACTTTTAGCAATTTTATGTTTCCTTTCAAATTATTGAGTAGTCTGGCAAAATCCAGAAGAATAATCAGGGAATTCAAACCAGATATTGTAATTGGAACCGGCGGATTTGCTAGCGGACCATTACTAAAAGTGGCAAGCTCTAAAGGAATTCCGAGCTTAATACAGGAGCAGAATTCGTTTCCGGGAATTACCAATAAGCTTTTAGCAAAACAAGCTGATAAAATTTGTGCCGCTTATGAGGAAGTAAAAAGATTTTTTCCTGCCGAAAAAACTATAATTACCGGCAACCCGGTAAGACAGGATTTGCTGAAGATTGACGAAAACAGGGAAAAAGCCCTTGCACATTTTAATCTTGAAAAAGATAAAAAAGTGGTTCTGGTTTTAGGAGGAAGTCTTGGTGCAAGAAGAATTAATCAATTGGTGGAAGCCAATTTAGAAAGATTTAAAGAAGAAAATATTCAGCTTATCTGGCAAACGGGCAAGCTGTATTTCGAAGAATATAAAAAGTATAATTCAGGTTTGGTGCAAACGCATTTATTTCTGAATGAAATGAACCTGGCGTACGGTGCTGCAGATGCGATTATTTCCAGGGCTGGAGCCGGCACGGTTTCAGAATTAAGCATTGTGGGAAAACCCGTGCTTTTTGTTCCGTCACCAAATGTAGCTGAAGACCACCAGGCAAAAAACGCAATGGCGGTAGTAAAGAAAAATGCCGCGATGATGTTGAAGGAAAATGAACTGGATGAAAAATTTGAAACCCAGTTTTTTGGTTTAATGTCTTCAGAAGAGAAGCAAAAAGAACTGGGAGAAAATATAAAGAAACTGGCTTTGCCAAATGCAACCGCCAGGATTGTAGACGAAGTAGAAAAATTGATTAAATAA
- the murD gene encoding UDP-N-acetylmuramoyl-L-alanine--D-glutamate ligase — protein MKTETQNTNNSGKKLVILGGGESGAGTAILGVKEGFEVFVSDKGKIKEKYKSVFEELKIDWEEEKHTEAKILNAEVVMKSPGIPDSVAIVKQLEEKGIPVISEIEFAAAFTSAKIIGITGSNGKTTTTKFVHHILKNAGIKVGMAGNVGDSFAKQVAETKPDWFVLELSSFQLDGIKDFRPDIAVLTNITPDHLDRYEHKLENYVFSKFRIAENQTEEDFFIYDLDDEIIKNWLDKNPVRAQQLPFSLQQKVENGSYIENENIIVNIKNNQFNMPTTKLGLQGKHNTKNAMAAATVSQLLRIRKETIRESMESFQGVEHRLEKVLKINNVQYINDSKATNVNATFYALESMESETVWIVGGVDKGNVYDDLLPLVNEKVKAIICLGVDNQKLMQNFGNCVDTIVETESMKEAVRMAYSLAERGDSVLLSPACASFDLFENYEDRGRQFKDAVRDL, from the coding sequence GTGAAAACTGAAACTCAAAATACTAACAACTCTGGTAAAAAACTGGTGATTCTCGGCGGCGGCGAAAGCGGTGCAGGGACTGCCATTTTGGGAGTTAAAGAAGGTTTTGAGGTTTTTGTTTCAGATAAAGGAAAAATTAAAGAAAAATATAAGTCGGTTTTTGAAGAATTGAAGATCGATTGGGAAGAAGAAAAACATACCGAAGCTAAAATTTTAAATGCTGAGGTAGTAATGAAAAGCCCGGGAATACCAGATTCAGTAGCTATTGTAAAACAGCTGGAAGAAAAAGGCATTCCGGTGATTTCAGAAATTGAATTTGCCGCGGCTTTTACTTCAGCAAAAATTATTGGGATTACGGGAAGTAACGGGAAAACCACCACCACAAAATTTGTACATCATATTTTAAAAAATGCAGGCATAAAAGTGGGAATGGCAGGCAATGTAGGTGACAGCTTCGCAAAGCAAGTGGCTGAAACAAAACCCGACTGGTTTGTATTGGAATTAAGCAGTTTTCAGTTAGACGGAATTAAAGATTTTAGGCCGGATATTGCAGTTTTAACCAATATCACACCCGATCATTTAGACCGCTACGAGCATAAACTCGAGAATTATGTTTTTTCAAAATTCAGAATTGCCGAAAACCAGACTGAAGAAGATTTTTTCATCTACGATTTAGACGATGAAATTATTAAAAACTGGTTAGATAAGAATCCGGTTAGGGCACAACAATTACCATTTTCTCTTCAGCAAAAAGTAGAAAATGGTTCATATATAGAGAACGAAAATATTATAGTTAATATAAAAAACAACCAATTTAATATGCCAACAACAAAATTAGGTTTACAGGGTAAACACAATACTAAAAATGCTATGGCTGCGGCCACTGTTTCCCAGTTACTACGAATTAGAAAAGAAACTATTCGTGAGAGTATGGAGAGTTTTCAGGGGGTAGAACATCGTCTGGAAAAAGTACTGAAAATAAATAATGTTCAGTATATAAACGATTCTAAAGCAACCAATGTAAACGCAACTTTTTATGCTTTGGAGAGTATGGAAAGCGAAACCGTTTGGATTGTTGGAGGTGTAGATAAAGGAAACGTTTACGACGATCTTTTACCATTGGTAAACGAAAAAGTAAAGGCAATTATTTGCCTGGGAGTAGACAATCAAAAACTGATGCAGAATTTCGGGAATTGTGTAGATACCATTGTAGAAACAGAATCTATGAAAGAAGCTGTAAGAATGGCCTACAGTCTTGCCGAAAGAGGAGATTCGGTATTGCTTTCTCCTGCCTGTGCGAGTTTTGACCTTTTTGAAAATTACGAGGATAGAGGTCGCCAGTTTAAAGATGCGGTTAGAGATCTATAA
- the mraY gene encoding phospho-N-acetylmuramoyl-pentapeptide-transferase codes for MLYYLFQYLDAEYQVPGARLFEYISFRSAMAIILSLAISTIYGKRIINYLQAKQVGESVRDLGLRGQSEKAGTPTMGGVIIIFATLIPVLLFAKLENIYVILLIVTTLWMGAIGFIDDYIKTFKKDKEGLQGKFKILGQVGLGIIVGGTLFFHPGVTVKEETNQPAPEQQELVDSFQNMREMGPELKTTTTTIPFVKNNEFDYSSLISWINPALANYAWLIFIPIVIFIVTAVSNGANLTDGIDGLAAGSSAIIVLTLGIFAWVSGNIIFSDYLNIMYIPRSGEMTIFISAFAGALVGFLWYNTYPAQVFMGDTGSLTIGGIIAVIAIATRKELLIPILCGIFLMENLSVVLQVAWFKITKKKYGEGRRIFLMSPLHHHYQKRGYHESKIVVRFWIIGIFLAIVTIITLKVR; via the coding sequence ATGTTATACTATTTATTTCAATATTTAGATGCAGAATACCAGGTGCCCGGGGCGCGCTTGTTTGAGTATATCTCCTTTAGATCGGCGATGGCTATTATTCTTTCTTTGGCAATATCTACCATTTATGGGAAGAGAATAATTAATTATTTGCAGGCTAAACAGGTTGGCGAAAGTGTTCGCGACCTTGGTTTAAGGGGGCAAAGTGAAAAAGCGGGAACACCAACAATGGGTGGGGTGATCATCATTTTTGCTACGCTTATTCCGGTTTTGCTATTTGCTAAGCTTGAAAATATTTATGTAATCCTGCTAATAGTAACCACCCTTTGGATGGGCGCTATAGGTTTTATAGACGATTACATTAAAACTTTTAAAAAGGATAAAGAAGGCCTGCAGGGTAAATTTAAAATTTTAGGCCAGGTTGGCCTGGGAATAATTGTAGGAGGAACTTTGTTTTTTCATCCGGGAGTGACGGTAAAAGAGGAAACCAATCAACCTGCTCCAGAGCAGCAGGAGTTGGTAGATAGCTTTCAAAATATGCGGGAAATGGGCCCTGAGCTTAAAACGACCACCACTACAATTCCTTTTGTTAAAAATAATGAATTCGATTATTCGAGTTTAATTAGTTGGATAAATCCTGCTTTGGCAAATTATGCCTGGTTGATCTTTATTCCCATTGTGATTTTTATTGTGACCGCGGTATCTAACGGGGCCAATTTAACCGATGGAATAGACGGCCTCGCGGCAGGTTCTTCAGCGATAATTGTACTCACGCTAGGTATTTTCGCCTGGGTTTCGGGTAACATAATTTTCTCAGATTACCTGAACATTATGTACATCCCGCGATCTGGTGAGATGACGATTTTTATAAGTGCTTTTGCAGGAGCTTTGGTTGGATTTTTATGGTATAACACCTATCCGGCGCAGGTTTTTATGGGAGATACGGGAAGCTTGACAATTGGCGGAATTATAGCCGTTATCGCAATCGCCACCAGGAAAGAATTATTGATCCCTATTTTATGCGGAATTTTTTTAATGGAAAACCTTTCGGTGGTGCTGCAGGTTGCCTGGTTTAAAATTACTAAGAAAAAGTATGGTGAAGGTAGAAGGATTTTCCTGATGTCTCCTTTACATCATCATTATCAAAAAAGAGGATATCACGAAAGTAAAATAGTTGTTCGCTTTTGGATTATTGGAATTTTCCTGGCCATTGTAACTATAATCACACTAAAAGTAAGATAA
- the ftsZ gene encoding cell division protein FtsZ, with amino-acid sequence MSSTEFDNIAFDLPKNQSNVIKVIGVGGGGSNAINHMFQLGIKGVDFVVCNTDAQALDNSPVPNKIQLGVSLTEGLGAGANPLIGEQAAVESFDEIKQMLDVNTKMVFITAGMGGGTGTGAAPVIAKQAKDMDILTVGIVTIPFQFEGKMRNEQAQLGVEKLRSHVDSLIVINNNKLREVYGNLGFKAGFSKADEVLATASRGIAEVITHHYTQNIDLRDAKTVLSNSGTAIMGSAQATGATRAQDAISKALDSPLLNDNKITGAQNVLLLIVSGGEEITIDEIGEINDHIQAEAGHSANIIMGVGEDEALDDAISVTIIATGFNVEQQNEIVNTETKKIIHTLEDDQKAEQKLDPKKRGFYPKYNQQIEEPKQEQESNTPEPDSTIVHTLDDSVEEVDEIGNIQVKEDELYKTPKSARDMEVSYEEINPDDFIINDTSEEIKSMEVNEPEEVQNDNDDQIMFTFDFPINQEKKEEPKQEEPKQEQPKAQQPKTEQKQEVRHQLEEDESKNIEVNEPVEVVPVTESSTRGVKRYSLDDYMEFEQSLDKSKPQPKKKEEPKDETIAFEKKTVKPEPQNPEKKQEENEGGEDPFNNPISEVLIERAAERRAKMKEFNYKFRSNAAQIDEIEKQPAYKRQGVDLEKNQPGEGKLSRTSLGKDDNDDLHFRRNNSFLHDNVD; translated from the coding sequence ATGAGCAGTACAGAATTCGACAACATTGCATTCGATTTGCCAAAGAATCAATCGAACGTCATTAAAGTTATTGGTGTAGGTGGCGGAGGCAGCAATGCCATAAACCACATGTTCCAGTTAGGGATAAAAGGAGTAGATTTCGTGGTTTGCAATACCGATGCACAAGCCCTTGATAATAGCCCCGTTCCTAATAAAATACAGTTAGGTGTAAGCCTAACCGAAGGATTAGGAGCCGGTGCTAACCCGTTAATTGGGGAGCAGGCAGCCGTAGAAAGTTTTGATGAAATTAAACAAATGCTTGATGTAAATACCAAAATGGTATTTATCACTGCAGGTATGGGAGGTGGTACCGGTACAGGTGCGGCTCCTGTAATTGCGAAACAGGCAAAAGATATGGATATCCTTACCGTTGGGATCGTGACCATTCCTTTTCAGTTTGAAGGGAAAATGAGGAATGAGCAAGCGCAACTTGGGGTAGAAAAATTAAGAAGTCACGTAGATTCCTTAATTGTAATCAATAATAATAAACTTCGGGAAGTATACGGGAATCTTGGGTTTAAAGCCGGTTTCTCTAAAGCTGATGAAGTTTTAGCAACCGCCTCAAGGGGTATTGCTGAAGTTATTACACATCACTACACGCAAAACATTGACCTTAGGGATGCGAAAACCGTATTAAGTAACAGCGGAACTGCAATTATGGGATCGGCCCAGGCCACTGGTGCAACCAGGGCTCAGGATGCTATAAGTAAAGCATTGGATTCTCCTTTATTGAACGATAATAAGATTACCGGTGCCCAAAACGTATTACTGCTAATCGTTTCGGGTGGCGAGGAAATTACTATCGATGAAATTGGAGAAATCAACGACCATATCCAGGCAGAAGCCGGGCACAGCGCCAATATTATTATGGGTGTAGGTGAAGATGAAGCTTTAGATGATGCAATTTCGGTAACAATTATCGCTACGGGGTTTAACGTAGAGCAACAAAACGAAATTGTAAATACTGAAACCAAAAAGATTATCCACACCCTGGAGGATGATCAAAAAGCGGAACAGAAATTAGATCCGAAGAAAAGAGGTTTTTACCCAAAATACAATCAACAGATTGAAGAACCGAAACAGGAACAAGAATCTAATACTCCCGAACCAGACAGTACTATTGTGCATACCCTGGACGATAGTGTAGAGGAAGTAGACGAGATTGGGAATATTCAGGTGAAAGAAGACGAATTATACAAAACGCCAAAATCGGCGCGGGATATGGAAGTTTCTTATGAAGAAATAAATCCAGATGATTTTATCATTAACGATACTTCAGAAGAAATAAAATCTATGGAAGTGAATGAGCCAGAAGAGGTTCAGAATGATAATGACGATCAGATAATGTTTACTTTCGATTTTCCTATAAATCAGGAGAAAAAAGAAGAGCCAAAACAGGAGGAACCTAAGCAGGAACAGCCCAAGGCTCAGCAACCAAAAACAGAGCAAAAGCAGGAGGTTAGACATCAGCTTGAAGAAGATGAGTCTAAAAATATTGAAGTAAATGAGCCTGTGGAGGTCGTACCGGTAACCGAGAGTTCTACTCGCGGGGTGAAACGTTACAGCCTGGACGATTATATGGAATTTGAGCAATCTTTAGACAAATCAAAGCCCCAGCCTAAGAAGAAAGAAGAGCCAAAAGACGAAACTATCGCTTTCGAAAAGAAAACAGTAAAACCGGAACCTCAAAATCCTGAGAAAAAACAGGAAGAAAATGAAGGGGGAGAAGACCCGTTTAACAATCCTATTTCTGAAGTTTTAATAGAGCGTGCAGCCGAGCGTAGGGCAAAAATGAAAGAATTTAATTATAAGTTTAGAAGTAATGCCGCCCAAATTGATGAAATTGAAAAGCAACCTGCTTATAAAAGACAGGGCGTAGACCTGGAAAAAAATCAACCAGGAGAAGGAAAATTATCGCGAACTTCTTTAGGAAAAGACGATAATGATGATCTTCATTTTAGAAGAAACAATTCCTTTTTACACGATAATGTAGACTAA
- the murC gene encoding UDP-N-acetylmuramate--L-alanine ligase — protein sequence MQDLNHIQNIYFIGIGGIGMSALARYFKFQGKNVAGYDKTSTSLTRTLEAEDIVVVYDEIMNAVPAEFMQKENTLVVYTPAVPAAHDQLVYFQENEFTLKKRAAVLGLISKGKTTLAVAGTHGKTTTTAILGHLLKETGAKVTGFLGGISEDIQSNLILKGDEVIVVEADEFDRSFLHLSPNIAAITSMDADHLDIYGKKEELENTFRQFATLVPEYGTLFVKNGLPLDGITFGIEDNADYSAQNIKIENGSYHFDLKTPSGVIEDFMFNLPGKHNLLNAITALAMAIQYGSPIPKLARALYSFKGVKRRFSYKIKSDKLVLIDDYAHHPAEIAAVNQAIREMHPGKKVLAVFQPHLFSRTKDFADDFAETLALFDELLLLDIYPARELPIEGVTSSWLLEKVQNSNKKLIQVENIIEEIKSSNPEVVVLMGAGSIGEEVESIKNALQDEA from the coding sequence ATGCAGGATTTAAATCACATACAAAACATTTATTTTATCGGCATTGGCGGTATTGGGATGAGTGCGTTGGCGCGTTACTTTAAATTCCAGGGAAAAAATGTGGCCGGTTATGATAAAACTTCAACTTCGCTTACCAGAACGCTGGAGGCCGAAGATATTGTTGTGGTTTATGATGAAATAATGAATGCTGTTCCTGCTGAATTTATGCAGAAAGAAAATACGCTTGTGGTTTACACGCCCGCAGTTCCTGCAGCACACGACCAACTGGTTTATTTTCAGGAAAATGAATTTACGCTAAAGAAAAGAGCTGCTGTGCTTGGGTTGATCTCTAAAGGAAAAACCACGCTGGCCGTAGCGGGAACTCACGGTAAAACTACAACCACGGCAATTTTAGGTCATCTGCTTAAAGAAACAGGAGCAAAAGTCACCGGGTTTTTAGGCGGAATTAGCGAAGATATTCAAAGTAATTTAATCCTAAAAGGCGACGAAGTTATTGTAGTTGAAGCCGATGAATTTGACCGTTCATTTCTTCATCTTTCGCCAAATATCGCGGCTATCACTTCTATGGATGCCGATCATTTAGATATTTATGGCAAAAAAGAGGAGCTGGAAAATACCTTTAGGCAATTTGCCACTCTTGTGCCAGAATACGGAACGCTCTTTGTGAAAAATGGCTTGCCGCTGGACGGAATTACTTTTGGAATAGAAGACAATGCCGATTATTCGGCGCAAAATATAAAGATTGAAAATGGTAGCTACCATTTTGATCTAAAAACTCCTAGCGGAGTTATTGAAGATTTTATGTTTAATCTACCCGGCAAACACAATTTGCTAAATGCTATAACCGCCCTGGCGATGGCTATCCAGTATGGATCCCCAATCCCCAAGCTAGCCAGGGCGTTATATAGTTTTAAAGGTGTTAAACGTAGATTTTCTTATAAAATTAAGTCAGATAAGCTGGTGCTTATAGACGATTATGCACATCACCCCGCAGAGATTGCTGCGGTGAATCAGGCTATAAGGGAAATGCATCCAGGGAAGAAGGTTTTAGCAGTTTTTCAGCCACATTTATTCAGCAGAACTAAAGATTTTGCCGATGATTTTGCTGAAACCCTTGCTTTGTTTGATGAGTTGCTGTTGCTGGATATTTATCCGGCGCGGGAATTGCCAATTGAAGGAGTTACTTCAAGCTGGCTTTTGGAGAAAGTTCAGAATTCAAATAAAAAATTAATTCAGGTAGAAAATATTATTGAAGAAATAAAAAGTTCAAATCCCGAAGTTGTGGTGCTTATGGGCGCCGGTAGTATTGGAGAAGAAGTGGAATCTATAAAAAACGCCTTGCAAGATGAAGCTTAA
- a CDS encoding cell division protein FtsQ/DivIB: MKLKLKYIKLPVLLILVGFLFGFAEKRNNARKISEVKVQFVTGENLYVTEEAVNKLLIQNDVAAAGIDKEILDLNRVESLLNNHDMIENAEAFLSLDGKLQTKISQRKPIGRIVGYSSFYLDRNGRVMPLSPYYAARVPLVMGVDSSNVNKAYPVVDYIQKDEFLTRHITAVKRLHGDKFELEMRKLDFKVYFGKADNIALKFNNFKAFYKKALQDGKLETYKKVNLQFGDQVVCTKK, translated from the coding sequence ATGAAGCTTAAACTTAAGTACATAAAACTACCTGTTTTACTCATTTTGGTGGGTTTTCTGTTCGGTTTTGCTGAAAAACGGAATAATGCACGTAAAATAAGCGAAGTAAAAGTGCAATTTGTAACGGGTGAAAACCTGTATGTTACTGAGGAAGCGGTTAATAAGTTGTTGATACAAAATGATGTGGCCGCGGCGGGCATAGACAAAGAAATTTTAGATTTGAATAGGGTAGAAAGCCTTTTGAACAATCACGATATGATAGAAAATGCTGAAGCTTTTTTAAGTCTGGACGGCAAGCTCCAAACTAAAATAAGTCAGCGTAAACCCATTGGCAGAATAGTGGGATATTCTTCTTTTTATTTAGACAGAAATGGTCGTGTAATGCCGCTTTCGCCATATTATGCTGCACGAGTACCATTGGTTATGGGAGTAGATTCCAGTAATGTAAACAAAGCATATCCTGTGGTAGATTATATTCAGAAAGACGAATTTTTAACGAGGCATATTACCGCCGTAAAACGTTTGCACGGAGATAAATTTGAATTAGAAATGAGAAAACTTGACTTTAAGGTATATTTCGGTAAGGCCGATAATATAGCCTTAAAGTTCAACAATTTTAAAGCATTTTATAAAAAAGCTTTACAAGACGGGAAATTAGAGACCTACAAAAAAGTGAATTTACAATTTGGAGATCAGGTTGTTTGCACTAAAAAGTAA
- a CDS encoding FtsW/RodA/SpoVE family cell cycle protein, translating into MSNIFSNLKGDKVIWATAGLLAIFSFLPVYSASSNLAYLYGDGSTFQYVVVHFFHLLLGFCLLFAVHKIPYHYFRGLSILFLPVVIVLLIYTVAQGTMIDGAYASRWIQIPGLGVSFQSSTLASVVLMIYVARYLSKKTNENLTFKESILPLWLPVGVVLSLILPANFSTTAIVFAMVLVLMFLGGYPMKYLGIIVAAGLILLTMFILTAKAFPGLLPNRVDTWASRIESFSNDEDTEADYQIEKAKIAIATGGVAGTGIGKSVQRNFLPQSSSDFIYAIIVEEMGLIGAFGVMLAYLLLLFRIVIVATKANTVFGKLLVMGVGLPIIFQALINMGVAVELFPVTGQTLPLISSGGTSIWMTCMALGIILSVSAKREEMKEREEAEKELDDENPLDILSEAI; encoded by the coding sequence ATGAGCAACATTTTTTCAAATCTTAAAGGCGATAAGGTTATCTGGGCTACGGCCGGGCTGTTGGCTATATTTTCATTTCTGCCGGTTTACAGTGCCAGTAGTAACCTTGCGTATCTATATGGAGATGGTAGCACCTTCCAGTATGTGGTGGTGCATTTCTTCCATTTGCTTTTAGGCTTCTGTTTGCTCTTTGCCGTGCATAAAATTCCCTATCATTATTTTAGAGGACTTTCCATTTTATTCTTACCGGTGGTAATTGTATTGTTAATTTATACAGTTGCCCAGGGAACAATGATAGATGGGGCTTATGCAAGTAGATGGATCCAAATTCCGGGCTTAGGGGTTTCGTTTCAGTCATCTACCCTGGCATCGGTAGTTTTAATGATTTATGTGGCACGTTACCTTTCAAAAAAAACTAATGAAAATCTCACTTTTAAAGAGTCAATTTTACCGCTTTGGCTGCCTGTAGGAGTAGTATTATCCTTAATTTTGCCGGCCAATTTCTCCACTACTGCCATTGTTTTTGCTATGGTACTGGTATTGATGTTCTTAGGCGGATATCCTATGAAATACCTTGGAATTATCGTAGCGGCAGGTTTGATTTTGCTCACCATGTTCATTTTAACAGCTAAAGCTTTCCCCGGACTTTTACCAAATAGGGTAGATACCTGGGCAAGCCGAATTGAAAGCTTTTCTAACGATGAAGATACCGAAGCAGATTATCAAATTGAAAAAGCAAAAATTGCGATAGCCACCGGTGGCGTTGCCGGAACCGGGATTGGAAAAAGTGTACAAAGAAATTTTTTACCGCAATCTTCTTCAGATTTTATCTACGCGATAATTGTAGAAGAAATGGGGTTAATAGGTGCCTTTGGAGTGATGCTCGCGTATTTGTTATTGCTTTTCAGGATTGTGATCGTAGCGACAAAGGCCAATACGGTTTTTGGAAAATTACTGGTTATGGGCGTTGGTTTGCCAATAATCTTTCAGGCTTTAATTAATATGGGCGTTGCGGTAGAGTTGTTCCCGGTTACGGGACAAACTTTGCCTTTAATAAGTAGTGGGGGAACTTCTATTTGGATGACCTGCATGGCGCTGGGAATTATATTAAGCGTAAGCGCCAAACGTGAGGAAATGAAAGAAAGGGAAGAAGCTGAAAAAGAATTGGATGATGAAAATCCGTTAGATATTTTAAGCGAAGCCATCTAA
- the ftsA gene encoding cell division protein FtsA yields MEHNEIAVGLDIGTTKIVAMIGRKNEYGKVEIVGIGKSKSLGVHRGVVNNITQTIQSIQQAIQEAEADSGLKISDVVVGIAGQHIRSLQHSDYITRPNPDEVIDADDIHSLCNQVHKLVMLPGEEIIHVLPQEFKVDGQAEIKEPIGMYGGRLEANFHVVVGQVSSIRNIGRCVKSAGLELSAVTLEPLASANAVLSQEEKEAGVALIDIGGGTTDLAIFKDGIIRHTAVIPFGGNVITEDIKEGCSIIEKQAELLKIKFGSAWPGENKDNEIVSIPGLRGREPKEITLKNLSKIIHARVVEIIEQVYLEIKNYGHEEQKKKLIAGMVLTGGGAQLKHIKQLAEYITGMDTRIGYPNEHLAGNNDTETTSPVYATAVGLVMNSLEHGEKKFQEEVVLKSKEEREREEEELQKDFEQNMPEGDDLKQDPEAPKRPPKKSIFDKWAEKFKDFLDNAE; encoded by the coding sequence ATGGAACACAACGAGATAGCCGTAGGATTAGATATTGGTACCACAAAAATAGTGGCCATGATTGGACGTAAGAACGAGTATGGAAAGGTAGAGATCGTAGGTATTGGGAAATCCAAAAGCCTTGGTGTGCACCGTGGAGTGGTAAATAATATTACCCAAACCATTCAGTCTATACAGCAGGCTATTCAGGAAGCTGAAGCAGATTCAGGATTAAAAATTAGCGATGTAGTGGTTGGTATTGCCGGCCAGCATATAAGAAGCCTTCAACACAGCGATTACATTACCAGGCCAAACCCAGACGAGGTAATTGACGCCGATGATATTCACAGCCTTTGCAACCAGGTTCACAAGCTTGTGATGTTGCCGGGCGAAGAAATTATTCACGTTTTACCACAGGAATTCAAGGTAGATGGGCAAGCAGAAATTAAGGAACCTATCGGGATGTATGGCGGAAGATTGGAAGCCAATTTCCACGTGGTAGTGGGCCAGGTTTCTTCCATTAGAAATATTGGAAGATGTGTGAAAAGTGCCGGTTTAGAACTTTCGGCAGTGACTCTAGAGCCATTGGCTTCAGCTAACGCAGTATTGAGCCAGGAAGAAAAGGAGGCCGGGGTTGCGCTTATCGATATAGGTGGCGGGACTACCGATTTAGCCATTTTTAAAGACGGAATAATCAGGCATACCGCGGTAATTCCTTTCGGTGGAAATGTAATTACTGAAGACATCAAAGAAGGATGTTCAATTATAGAAAAACAGGCTGAATTGTTGAAAATTAAATTCGGTTCTGCCTGGCCTGGGGAAAATAAAGACAATGAGATTGTTTCTATTCCCGGTTTACGCGGAAGAGAGCCTAAGGAAATTACCTTAAAGAATCTTTCAAAAATTATCCACGCTCGTGTAGTTGAGATTATTGAGCAGGTTTACCTGGAAATTAAAAACTATGGGCACGAAGAACAAAAGAAAAAATTAATTGCCGGAATGGTCTTAACAGGTGGTGGCGCACAGTTGAAGCATATTAAACAACTTGCTGAATACATTACCGGGATGGATACCAGAATTGGATATCCTAACGAGCACCTGGCAGGAAATAACGATACCGAAACCACCAGCCCGGTTTATGCCACCGCGGTAGGTTTGGTAATGAATAGCCTGGAACACGGTGAAAAGAAGTTTCAGGAAGAAGTAGTGCTGAAAAGCAAAGAAGAAAGAGAAAGGGAAGAAGAGGAGTTGCAGAAAGATTTTGAACAAAATATGCCAGAGGGTGATGATTTAAAACAAGATCCCGAAGCTCCCAAAAGACCGCCCAAAAAGAGCATTTTCGATAAATGGGCCGAGAAGTTTAAAGATTTTTTGGATAACGCAGAGTAA